In one bacterium genomic region, the following are encoded:
- the lipB gene encoding lipoyl(octanoyl) transferase LipB, with product METHVTIFHKPVPYAEGLRLQEQWVTDRQADQIPDQLILLEHTPVITLGVRSKTEHLLLSQEALHMRGIEMFETPRGGDVTYHAPGQLVMYPIMKLTGPEADAHAFVGKLEEIAILTADAFCVHSFRRKGKTGVWADQGKIAAIGVRFKKWVSSHGMSFNVNLDLTGFDTIIPCGLHGEKVTSLQAILGGKCPTMQEVRAVMMRQFERVMSRTVIQNKCP from the coding sequence ATGGAGACCCATGTCACCATCTTCCATAAGCCAGTCCCATACGCCGAAGGACTGCGACTCCAAGAGCAATGGGTAACAGATCGTCAGGCTGACCAAATCCCCGACCAATTGATTCTTCTGGAACATACCCCCGTCATCACACTTGGAGTCCGGTCGAAAACTGAACATCTATTGCTTTCACAAGAAGCGCTTCATATGCGCGGGATCGAAATGTTCGAGACTCCTCGCGGCGGAGACGTGACCTATCATGCACCGGGGCAACTCGTCATGTACCCTATTATGAAACTGACCGGACCCGAAGCCGATGCCCATGCCTTCGTCGGTAAGTTAGAAGAAATCGCCATCCTGACTGCAGACGCCTTTTGCGTACACTCTTTCCGGCGTAAAGGCAAAACAGGAGTCTGGGCCGATCAGGGAAAAATTGCGGCTATCGGCGTCCGTTTCAAGAAATGGGTTTCCTCCCATGGCATGAGTTTCAACGTCAACCTTGATCTGACAGGATTTGACACCATCATTCCCTGCGGGCTTCACGGGGAAAAGGTCACCTCTCTGCAGGCGATCCTTGGCGGGAAATGCCCGACAATGCAGGAAGTCCGGGCGGTCATGATGCGTCAATTTGAACGTGTCATGAGCCGAACCGTGATTCAGAACAAGTGCCCATGA
- a CDS encoding response regulator — MMTKAERTRTAPPPNVLIVDDVSANLELLAGILRERGYESRPVLSGQLAIVAAKADPPDLILLDINMPEMNGFEVYECLNAEAALKDIPVIFITALDETMEKMKAFSMGAVDYVTKPFRAEEVCARCETHLRLRNIQVELAHTVSELKTANLTLDQHVEQLRKLTAKLTQTDECERKRLAMILHDQLQQILVAATIKVGLIDRLAPEKDFAQSIREVCKLLDTILAVSRSVTTDLFPPIMLEAGLMPSLRWLADEMCEKHGLLVVVSGDQTIIVPEPLRLLIFQTVRELLRNIVTHAKTTSAEVDLDLFDAAILRVVVTDHGVGFSPDVLAALFSSEGLGLFSLRERLAFVGGTLEVATFSGQGAQVSITVPINRK; from the coding sequence ATGATGACAAAAGCAGAACGAACTCGTACAGCGCCTCCGCCCAACGTTCTCATTGTGGATGATGTTTCTGCCAACCTGGAACTGCTGGCGGGGATTCTCCGTGAGCGGGGGTATGAATCGCGGCCGGTCTTGTCCGGTCAACTTGCCATCGTCGCCGCGAAGGCTGATCCCCCCGACCTTATTCTTCTCGACATCAATATGCCGGAGATGAACGGTTTTGAGGTGTATGAGTGCCTGAACGCTGAAGCAGCGCTGAAGGACATTCCCGTGATCTTTATTACTGCCTTGGATGAAACAATGGAAAAAATGAAGGCGTTTTCCATGGGAGCGGTGGATTACGTGACCAAGCCATTTCGGGCCGAAGAAGTGTGCGCCAGGTGTGAGACTCATTTGCGGTTACGGAACATTCAAGTCGAACTGGCTCATACGGTGAGTGAGTTGAAAACAGCGAATCTCACCTTGGATCAGCATGTGGAGCAACTCCGGAAACTGACGGCGAAGTTAACGCAGACGGATGAGTGTGAACGCAAGCGTCTGGCGATGATTCTTCATGATCAACTTCAGCAAATTCTTGTGGCTGCCACAATTAAAGTAGGTTTAATTGACCGTCTGGCGCCGGAAAAGGACTTTGCGCAGTCCATCCGGGAAGTTTGCAAACTATTGGACACAATTCTCGCCGTTTCGCGGTCTGTGACTACGGATTTATTTCCACCCATCATGTTGGAAGCTGGACTTATGCCAAGTTTACGCTGGCTAGCCGACGAGATGTGCGAAAAACATGGCCTTTTGGTGGTCGTATCCGGTGATCAAACCATCATTGTTCCGGAACCACTCAGGTTATTAATATTTCAAACTGTACGTGAGTTGCTCCGTAATATTGTCACGCATGCTAAAACAACCAGCGCGGAGGTGGATCTGGATCTTTTTGACGCCGCGATACTCCGCGTCGTGGTCACCGATCATGGGGTCGGGTTTTCTCCCGATGTTTTGGCGGCTCTTTTTTCTTCCGAAGGTCTCGGATTGTTTTCCCTGCGCGAGAGACTGGCTTTTGTTGGAGGAACTCTTGAAGTAGCGACTTTTTCCGGGCAGGGAGCGCAGGTCTCAATAACAGTACCCATAAATAGGAAATGA
- a CDS encoding CHASE domain-containing protein, translated as MIPKQSFSWFILGGGLVLTLTSSLYLKSVTDTLSELRFDSHCAEIHNIIANRLDDHARILRSGAALFIASEKVTREDWHAYCQYQKIEKQLPGIQGIGFSLLIPRADLARHIQDVRSEGFPEYKVTPEGEREIYSSIIYLEPFSRLNLRAFGYDMFSEPVRRAAMERARDTDAAALSGKVVLVQETGTVVQAGTLMYVPVYRKGMPCNTVEQRRAAIYGWVYSPYRMNDLLQGMLGDKNMRKDMDTHLEVFDGEQLSPKNLLTSTDAAEQNRKFKTGVRFTRQMPIEVNGQRWTLRFTQAGVGYFAVEYIKVWLTLVGGSIITLLLFFLIRVLQNIRIHAQQLAEELTVSLRESEASYRNQFSKNSAIMFLINPDNGAIIDANAAAVRFYGYSREQLLAMCITDINVLPEQEVSQRMASVPPEQGKLFEFQHRLADHSLRDVEVASSRIQFGGRMVLHSIVIDISERKKSEALVRLKSAILEAQMNATPEGILVIDKNQRRILINPRISQLFNVPEAILHDEDDTKLLKHVVSLTKSPDKFLKKVISLYGHPTDTSRDEIEFRSGMVLERYSAPVLGKDGENFGRMWSFRDITERKHAEEELLKMTERLSLAVRAGNIGIWDWDVVNNILVWDDQMYRLYGITSDTFSGAYPAWQAGLHPDDRAQGDLDIQMALRGEKDFDTEFRVLWPDGTIHNIRALALVQRDAGGNPLRMTGTNWDVTRSKLLEEKLKSSETNFRSFFETVDDLILVGSPDGHILFANTAVNRLLGYTSEELQTMQILDLHPAEYRKEAEVILGDMFRGERAFCPLPLLAKNGRHLSVETRVWFGRWNGKDCIFGISKDMSVQQAAWDTFEKMFRYNPSLMAISSFPDRKIIDVNEAFLKRLGYTRDEVIGRTANELNLFTDEVQENMACELASRGRIAGMEVKARGNNGELADGLFSGEIIDNQGQTMFLSVMADLTALRQVEASLNDITQMQKLMMELSSQYINIPLNHVSIAIQLSLERMGKFVSADRAYVFRYDFEKGITSNDYEWCNTGVEPQIDQLKEVPLDMIPEWVTAHEKGNSMYIEDVGALPPGHLRQILEPQGMQSLIAVPMISDSKCMGFVGFDSVRKHHSYTDKEISLLSLFSQMLVNVELRAKAEHDLIQSNQRLEAATVRSSELATQAIQANTAKSRFLAHMSHEIRTPLNAILGFSQLLRRDQELSLSQQQRVEIINCSGEHLLALLNDILELSKIESGILELYLTSFDLHALLNDLILIFRIKAENKNLELTSQILEPTHRYLIADEQKLRQVLINLLSNAVKYTSSGGIQLRVSVEQRGPEELWLVVLIQDSGKGIAAGEMDRLFTPFSQASAGLSSKSGTGLGLAISRQFARLMGGDVTVVSEIGKGSIFRLEFPVKEGGALAQIDLRQVFRLEEGQPPCRVLIAEDDADSRWLLVQMLSDAGFDVVETANGREAVAAFTHSQPQLILMDDWMPFMRGDEAIRQIRQGTGGGAVKIITLTANASEETRQRSMDAGTDVFMAKPFRMSVLFDKIQSLIGVRYVYSELALPEEVKSEVIPVLTREMLESLPIKMRNQLRAAALSCRQEQLLELIQQLTEMEVEIARPLQDLVAKFEYHKLFQLLN; from the coding sequence GTGATCCCTAAGCAATCTTTTTCCTGGTTTATCCTGGGCGGCGGCCTGGTGCTCACCCTCACGTCTAGCTTATATTTGAAATCGGTTACGGATACGTTGTCAGAGTTACGGTTCGACTCTCACTGTGCCGAAATTCACAATATCATTGCAAACAGGCTTGATGACCATGCCCGAATTTTGCGGAGCGGCGCAGCTTTGTTTATTGCATCAGAAAAGGTCACGCGCGAAGATTGGCATGCTTACTGTCAATACCAAAAGATCGAAAAGCAACTCCCGGGCATTCAGGGTATTGGGTTTTCACTATTGATCCCGCGCGCAGATCTGGCCCGGCATATACAGGACGTCCGTAGCGAGGGCTTCCCGGAGTACAAGGTGACGCCGGAGGGGGAGCGCGAAATCTACTCATCCATCATCTATCTGGAACCTTTTTCCCGTCTAAATTTGCGGGCCTTTGGTTATGACATGTTCTCGGAACCCGTGCGTAGGGCCGCCATGGAGCGGGCCAGGGATACGGATGCGGCGGCGCTCTCAGGGAAAGTGGTGTTGGTTCAGGAAACGGGCACGGTCGTTCAGGCGGGTACTTTGATGTATGTTCCCGTCTACCGTAAAGGGATGCCTTGTAATACCGTTGAGCAACGTCGTGCTGCGATCTATGGGTGGGTCTACAGCCCCTACCGGATGAATGATTTATTGCAGGGCATGCTGGGTGATAAAAATATGCGCAAGGACATGGATACTCATCTCGAGGTTTTTGATGGCGAGCAACTTTCCCCGAAGAATTTGCTCACTTCAACGGATGCTGCTGAGCAAAATCGGAAATTCAAGACGGGAGTACGCTTCACTCGACAGATGCCTATTGAAGTGAATGGCCAACGCTGGACGCTGCGTTTTACGCAAGCTGGGGTCGGGTATTTTGCAGTGGAGTACATTAAGGTATGGCTCACTCTGGTGGGTGGTTCGATCATCACCCTACTGCTTTTTTTCCTGATTCGAGTGCTTCAGAATATTCGTATTCACGCGCAACAGTTGGCTGAAGAGTTGACCGTGAGCTTGAGGGAGAGCGAAGCCTCATACCGCAATCAATTCAGCAAGAATTCAGCGATTATGTTCCTGATTAATCCGGACAATGGAGCGATTATTGATGCCAATGCCGCCGCAGTAAGATTTTACGGCTACTCGCGAGAGCAGCTCCTGGCCATGTGCATCACCGACATCAATGTCCTTCCCGAGCAAGAAGTTAGCCAGAGAATGGCCTCCGTTCCGCCGGAACAAGGCAAACTCTTCGAGTTTCAGCACCGTTTGGCCGACCACTCTCTGAGGGATGTGGAAGTGGCGTCAAGCCGGATCCAGTTTGGCGGGCGTATGGTCCTGCATTCGATTGTCATTGATATCTCCGAACGCAAAAAATCGGAGGCGCTGGTGCGATTGAAGTCCGCCATACTTGAGGCGCAAATGAATGCGACGCCTGAAGGGATTCTGGTGATCGATAAGAATCAGAGACGGATATTAATCAACCCGCGTATCAGTCAACTATTCAATGTCCCCGAGGCCATATTACATGACGAGGATGACACGAAATTACTCAAACATGTCGTCAGTCTGACAAAATCTCCCGACAAGTTTCTTAAAAAAGTCATCTCGCTTTACGGTCACCCGACTGATACCAGCCGTGACGAGATCGAATTCAGGAGTGGGATGGTGCTGGAACGATATTCTGCGCCGGTTTTGGGGAAAGATGGGGAAAACTTCGGCAGGATGTGGTCATTTCGGGATATTACCGAGCGCAAACATGCTGAAGAAGAGTTGCTCAAAATGACTGAACGACTGTCGCTTGCCGTACGAGCCGGAAACATAGGGATTTGGGACTGGGATGTTGTGAACAACATCCTGGTTTGGGACGATCAGATGTATCGGCTCTATGGAATCACTTCGGATACATTTAGTGGAGCTTACCCGGCCTGGCAGGCGGGATTGCACCCGGATGATCGGGCACAAGGGGATTTGGATATACAGATGGCGCTTCGTGGTGAAAAGGATTTTGATACAGAATTCCGCGTGCTTTGGCCGGATGGAACGATCCATAACATACGCGCCCTCGCGCTTGTTCAGCGTGATGCCGGCGGCAACCCTCTGCGCATGACGGGAACGAATTGGGATGTGACCCGTTCGAAACTACTCGAAGAAAAACTTAAATCCAGTGAGACTAATTTCCGTTCGTTTTTTGAAACGGTGGATGACTTGATTTTGGTCGGCTCGCCAGACGGGCATATTTTGTTTGCCAACACGGCCGTTAATCGACTGCTTGGCTACACCAGCGAAGAACTGCAAACCATGCAAATCCTCGATCTGCATCCTGCGGAATATCGCAAGGAAGCGGAAGTCATTTTGGGTGACATGTTCCGGGGGGAAAGAGCATTTTGCCCGCTTCCGTTACTGGCTAAAAACGGCAGACATCTTTCTGTGGAAACTCGTGTGTGGTTTGGCAGGTGGAATGGAAAAGATTGTATTTTCGGGATTTCCAAGGACATGTCGGTCCAACAGGCGGCTTGGGATACATTTGAGAAGATGTTCCGTTACAACCCCTCGCTTATGGCTATCAGTTCGTTTCCGGATAGAAAAATCATCGATGTCAACGAAGCCTTCCTTAAGCGGCTTGGCTATACACGCGACGAGGTGATCGGCAGGACAGCTAATGAATTGAATCTCTTTACCGATGAAGTTCAGGAGAATATGGCGTGCGAACTGGCGAGTCGGGGGCGCATTGCAGGCATGGAGGTGAAAGCTCGGGGAAATAACGGCGAACTGGCTGATGGATTATTCTCAGGCGAAATCATTGATAATCAGGGGCAGACGATGTTTCTTTCTGTTATGGCCGACCTTACTGCCCTGAGGCAGGTAGAAGCTTCTCTCAATGATATTACGCAAATGCAGAAGCTCATGATGGAGTTATCCTCTCAGTATATCAATATCCCGTTAAACCATGTGTCCATTGCGATTCAGTTATCCCTTGAAAGAATGGGTAAATTTGTTTCCGCGGACAGGGCTTATGTGTTTCGTTATGACTTTGAAAAGGGGATCACTTCAAATGACTATGAATGGTGCAATACGGGGGTTGAGCCCCAGATTGATCAATTGAAGGAAGTTCCCCTGGACATGATTCCCGAATGGGTTACGGCTCATGAAAAAGGGAACTCCATGTATATTGAAGATGTTGGGGCCTTGCCGCCGGGTCATCTGAGGCAAATTCTGGAGCCTCAAGGAATGCAAAGTCTGATTGCTGTTCCGATGATTTCTGACTCGAAATGTATGGGGTTTGTCGGATTCGATTCTGTTCGAAAACATCATTCCTATACTGATAAAGAAATTTCACTCCTGTCGCTTTTCTCGCAAATGCTTGTCAATGTGGAGCTACGTGCGAAGGCGGAGCATGATTTGATACAATCCAACCAGCGACTCGAGGCCGCCACTGTTCGGTCCAGTGAACTGGCCACACAGGCCATACAGGCTAATACGGCAAAAAGCCGGTTCCTTGCCCACATGAGCCATGAGATTCGCACCCCCCTCAATGCCATTCTCGGGTTTTCGCAACTGCTGCGGCGCGACCAGGAACTTTCGCTCAGTCAGCAACAGCGAGTGGAGATCATCAACTGTAGCGGCGAACACCTGCTGGCACTGCTTAATGATATTCTGGAATTGTCCAAAATTGAGTCGGGCATTCTGGAATTGTATTTAACATCCTTTGACTTACACGCTTTACTGAATGATCTCATTCTCATATTTCGAATAAAAGCCGAGAATAAAAACCTCGAACTTACTTCACAGATACTTGAGCCGACGCATCGCTATCTCATCGCTGATGAACAGAAACTGAGGCAAGTCCTTATTAATTTGCTCAGCAATGCCGTCAAGTATACCTCCTCAGGAGGGATTCAGTTGCGGGTGTCGGTCGAACAAAGAGGGCCGGAAGAGTTATGGTTGGTTGTTTTGATTCAAGATAGCGGGAAGGGCATAGCGGCAGGAGAAATGGACCGGCTGTTCACACCCTTTTCCCAGGCCTCGGCCGGCCTCAGCAGTAAATCCGGTACAGGGTTGGGTTTAGCAATCAGTCGTCAGTTCGCGCGTCTGATGGGGGGCGATGTAACGGTCGTCAGTGAAATAGGTAAGGGAAGTATCTTTCGACTCGAGTTCCCCGTTAAAGAGGGGGGCGCATTGGCTCAGATCGATCTGCGTCAGGTTTTTCGGCTCGAAGAGGGCCAACCTCCTTGCCGAGTACTGATTGCGGAGGATGACGCAGATAGTCGATGGCTTCTCGTTCAGATGCTCAGTGATGCAGGGTTTGATGTCGTTGAGACTGCCAATGGGCGGGAAGCGGTGGCAGCTTTTACCCATAGTCAGCCGCAACTGATTCTGATGGATGACTGGATGCCCTTCATGCGAGGTGATGAAGCGATCCGCCAGATCCGGCAAGGTACGGGTGGGGGCGCGGTGAAAATCATTACATTAACCGCTAACGCCAGTGAAGAGACCCGCCAGCGTTCCATGGACGCTGGCACTGACGTTTTCATGGCGAAACCATTCCGGATGAGTGTATTGTTTGATAAAATTCAGAGTCTCATCGGGGTTCGGTACGTCTACTCGGAACTAGCTCTGCCGGAAGAAGTTAAATCTGAAGTTATTCCGGTTCTGACACGGGAGATGCTGGAATCTCTGCCCATTAAGATGCGGAATCAACTCCGTGCAGCGGCCCTCAGTTGCCGACAGGAACAGTTACTAGAGCTGATTCAACAATTGACGGAGATGGAGGTGGAGATTGCCCGCCCCCTTCAGGACTTGGTTGCCAAATTTGAGTATCACAAATTGTTCCAGTTGTTGAATTAG
- a CDS encoding HD domain-containing phosphohydrolase, which yields MMNKKAAPPNVLIVDDASANLELLAGILRERGIEPRPVLSGKLAIMAVQADPPDLILLDINMPEMNGFEVYECLKAEGALKGIPVIFITAITETADKLKAFAMGAVDYVTKPFQVEEVCARVDTHLRLRKLQIDVENYNNHLEDLVQQKIEEISRSQMATIFALAKLAESRDSDTGHHLERVQTLSRILADELRCMPPYAGTITDHYIENLHQAAPLHDIGKVGISDAILLKRGKLSSEEFAEMRRHTTIGAQTLKAVHAEFPGNSFIAMGIDIAQSHHEHFDGSGYPEGLSGDAIPLSARIVAVADVYDAMRSKRPYKSALTHTEATDFIIESAGKHLSPDIVAAFARRVGDFQVLYSSL from the coding sequence ATGATGAATAAAAAAGCGGCCCCGCCCAATGTCCTCATTGTTGATGATGCTTCCGCTAATCTGGAACTGCTGGCGGGGATTCTTCGGGAGCGGGGGATTGAACCCCGGCCCGTTCTGTCAGGAAAACTTGCCATTATGGCCGTGCAAGCCGATCCGCCCGACCTTATTCTGTTGGACATCAATATGCCGGAGATGAATGGGTTCGAGGTGTATGAGTGCCTGAAAGCGGAGGGCGCGCTGAAGGGAATTCCCGTGATCTTCATCACAGCGATTACCGAGACGGCCGACAAACTGAAGGCGTTTGCCATGGGCGCGGTGGATTATGTGACCAAGCCATTTCAGGTCGAAGAGGTTTGTGCGCGGGTTGATACCCACCTCCGTCTGCGGAAGCTTCAAATTGATGTGGAGAATTATAATAACCACCTTGAGGATCTTGTTCAGCAAAAAATCGAGGAGATCTCCCGCTCCCAGATGGCAACGATCTTTGCCCTGGCGAAACTGGCGGAATCGCGCGATAGCGATACCGGCCATCACCTGGAGCGTGTTCAAACCTTGAGTCGGATACTGGCTGACGAACTGAGGTGCATGCCCCCGTATGCCGGTACTATTACGGATCATTACATTGAGAATCTGCATCAAGCCGCTCCACTCCATGATATTGGTAAAGTGGGGATTTCGGACGCCATTCTTTTGAAACGGGGAAAACTATCCTCTGAAGAATTTGCGGAAATGAGGCGTCACACGACGATCGGCGCGCAAACACTCAAGGCGGTTCATGCTGAGTTTCCCGGTAATTCCTTCATAGCAATGGGTATCGATATCGCGCAGTCCCATCATGAACATTTTGATGGCTCAGGGTATCCCGAAGGCTTGAGCGGCGACGCCATACCTCTTTCCGCTCGCATTGTGGCGGTGGCTGATGTCTATGATGCCATGCGGTCAAAGCGCCCTTATAAGTCGGCTTTGACCCATACCGAGGCCACCGATTTCATTATTGAAAGCGCTGGAAAGCACTTGAGCCCTGACATCGTTGCGGCATTTGCTCGACGGGTTGGTGATTTTCAGGTGCTGTACTCTTCACTGTAA
- a CDS encoding MFS transporter, which produces MNPPPPAAGMPRGLINAYLFQIFNSSSWSIILGTPMLLFLKSMDASAVTLGVAVAMTPLFAALQIPAAGFVEKVGYKNFVVRGWASRSIFILGIAIVAILPHRVSPDLRITLTLLMMACFAAARGISICGLMPWITQIIPEPLRGAFISRDMMCTHLALTGTMLLSSACVSVFPTIHTFAALFLLSYICALFSLVFLRRVPDVQAVSKEVQAVRPPGAQVRPPWKEMLLFPPFLKFVLFNVALNFFISALGVIWVPFMKDGLHKSGSLILGLSAYSSIICALVSRGTGPIIDRTGSRPLLAFSSVLILISQVGWLLTATGTLPSHTWVLLLLVPIGSAGYTILGLSCTRLLMGLVPALGRSHFFAISSVAVSLTMGLMPIIWGFTLDSLTRHLGSGFIFLPGWTWNPYSLFYAVIITGTLASQFLRRRLDEPRSMSTEEFMHILIQSPIRLAGRVLSPLRNFQLPGGG; this is translated from the coding sequence ATGAATCCACCTCCCCCGGCAGCAGGCATGCCTCGTGGCTTGATCAACGCCTATTTGTTTCAAATTTTCAATTCGTCATCCTGGTCCATCATTCTGGGCACGCCCATGCTCCTGTTTCTCAAAAGCATGGATGCCTCCGCGGTCACCCTGGGTGTCGCCGTGGCCATGACACCGCTATTCGCGGCGCTCCAGATTCCAGCCGCAGGATTTGTGGAAAAGGTCGGGTATAAAAACTTCGTCGTCCGGGGTTGGGCCTCCCGCAGCATCTTCATCCTCGGCATTGCCATTGTCGCCATTCTGCCTCACCGCGTTTCGCCGGATCTCCGGATCACCCTGACCCTCCTCATGATGGCCTGTTTTGCGGCCGCCCGGGGAATCTCCATCTGCGGACTCATGCCCTGGATCACCCAAATCATTCCCGAACCCCTCCGGGGCGCCTTCATTTCCCGCGATATGATGTGCACCCACCTGGCCCTGACCGGAACCATGCTGCTGTCCAGTGCCTGCGTCAGTGTCTTCCCCACCATCCACACCTTCGCTGCTCTCTTCCTGCTCAGCTACATTTGCGCTCTGTTCAGTCTGGTGTTTCTGCGTCGGGTACCGGATGTTCAAGCCGTCAGCAAAGAGGTTCAAGCCGTCCGGCCACCTGGAGCACAGGTCCGGCCGCCCTGGAAAGAGATGTTGCTCTTCCCACCCTTTCTGAAGTTCGTCCTTTTCAACGTCGCTTTGAATTTCTTCATTTCCGCGCTGGGCGTCATCTGGGTGCCATTCATGAAGGACGGGTTGCATAAATCCGGAAGCCTGATTCTGGGCCTCTCGGCCTATTCCAGCATCATCTGTGCCCTCGTCTCGCGAGGCACCGGGCCCATCATCGACCGCACCGGCAGCCGTCCCCTGCTGGCGTTTTCCAGCGTCCTGATCCTGATCTCCCAAGTCGGGTGGCTGCTGACGGCCACAGGCACACTGCCCAGCCACACCTGGGTCCTTCTACTGCTCGTTCCCATCGGCTCAGCTGGCTACACCATTCTCGGACTTTCCTGCACCCGACTGCTGATGGGCCTTGTTCCTGCATTGGGCCGGAGCCATTTTTTCGCGATCTCCAGCGTGGCAGTGAGTCTCACCATGGGGCTCATGCCCATCATCTGGGGCTTCACACTGGACAGCCTGACCCGCCACCTCGGCAGCGGCTTCATCTTTCTGCCGGGCTGGACGTGGAATCCCTATAGTCTCTTCTATGCCGTGATCATCACCGGCACGCTGGCCTCGCAATTCCTGCGACGTCGGCTTGATGAACCTCGATCCATGTCCACTGAGGAGTTCATGCACATCCTCATCCAGTCCCCAATCCGGCTGGCCGGCCGGGTTCTTTCTCCGTTACGCAATTTTCAACTGCCAGGCGGCGGTTGA